From Hymenobacter volaticus, the proteins below share one genomic window:
- a CDS encoding BLUF domain-containing protein, with protein sequence MELLLLHHRSSTQALTLLDSTVLRQSVPEHLLIKSYQHGERINEQALDLRETSLYQLVYESQTTPPLPKLTQLRDILLRSRCYNTEHHITGLLLCSEGRFVQLLEGTEADVQELFAAIKQDRRHKQVQLLHQGVAQKRCFPEWSMGFGQVPAADLNQLIRAIQVRQPVRELCFKDPCLQALWQAVRVAGSNV encoded by the coding sequence ATGGAACTGCTGCTCCTACACCATCGGTCTTCTACCCAGGCCCTGACTCTCCTCGATAGCACTGTCTTACGTCAAAGCGTGCCCGAACACCTGTTGATAAAAAGTTACCAGCATGGTGAACGAATCAATGAGCAAGCCCTCGATTTGCGTGAGACAAGCCTGTATCAGCTGGTTTACGAGAGCCAGACCACTCCCCCATTGCCTAAGCTAACCCAGCTGCGTGACATTCTGCTTCGCTCACGTTGTTATAATACTGAACACCATATCACTGGCCTGTTACTTTGCAGTGAAGGGCGTTTTGTTCAGCTCTTAGAAGGAACTGAAGCCGATGTGCAGGAGCTGTTTGCCGCTATCAAGCAAGACCGACGACACAAGCAGGTGCAACTCCTACACCAAGGAGTTGCGCAAAAGCGTTGTTTCCCTGAATGGAGCATGGGGTTCGGGCAAGTGCCTGCCGCTGACCTCAATCAGCTAATAAGAGCTATACAAGTTCGCCAACCTGTCCGGGAGTTATGTTTTAAAGATCCATGCTTGCAGGCATTATGGCAAGCCGTAAGAGTGGCGGGCAGCAACGTCTAG